The genomic segment TAACAGCGCAGACCCGTAGAAGATGTGACCCAGGTGGCCAGGGATGATGGGATGGAGGGGCTCGGTCTTTATGCACCTCCAAGTCGAGCGTTGTTTAATAAAGTGCACCAGACGTCTATGCAACAAAGAGGCAGGCCAAAGAACCCATGGTCCACCTCCAAGACAACCCTCGTCTGAGCTGCTGCAGCGTCAACCTCGTCAGTGGTTTGCAGAGCCGCAGCTGTGTGTTGAACCCCTGTTTAATTGCTGCTTCTGGCGCCGTCTTTGTGGGCTACTGGCTAGGACATTGCGGTGGTCTCGACGTATGAAGATGTGGACGTCTGAGCCGTCAAGTCGAGATGAATGTTGGAGTCGAACAACACTCCGGGAGCACAGCGAACACCACGACGACGTATCAATGGCCGCAATCCGAGGCAGGCACGAGGCATGTTCCCCctctgcctgcctgcccGTCTTGTTTCTGGTTTCTTATTTCTGATTTACTTGGCAGGCACAACGAACAACCGTTTGTGGCAGGCACGGCCGACAATCACCGCAAATGACACACAGCCCTAGGAAAAGGAAACCTCCATCCAAaatcaaaaacaaaaaaaaaaaaaggttGTCATCATTCGTTCTCCGCAACGCATCCCACCAAAACTTCGGAGCTCAGACTCATTTGTCGCAGTCCTCTACAAGgtcccatcatcatgttcacACCTTGGCCCAGGACCCTTGTCACCCCTTGTCAAGCTCGGGAGGCCAAACCCACcagccaccgccaacagGCGGTCGAGCGGGCGTCCTCCCAATCAACAGGAGACCTTCAACTGTAACGGCGGACAGCGAACCCAACACTTTTgttccttcttgtccttttttgCCACTGACGACAGGGTCAATGACGGGGCCAGCAGCACGCAGCAATGACAGCATTCCATCCTGCCATGTCACAGAGAAAAAAAGTTGCGTGCGAGTGGAAGCGAGAAAGAAAGCTTGACAGCCAAGGGACCAGAAGTGTCaccagcatcgtcatcatcttgtcTCTTGTCTCTGTGCGTCGCCAATCTGACTGCCCTGCAAATGGCGAACAGCCTTTCTTGCATTTCCATTGCTCCGTATACGGGACACGCACTAACAACGGCCTGCTCTTCCCTTGGGCGAGGCACCTCTCGCGTGATTAGTTTTCGGCACAgaccctcctcctccacggctAATTTAGAAAACCGCAGCCAGCAGGACCCGATTTCTGCCCTCCCGCTGTGAACGACCCGAGCCGTccgccgccgctgcagcCAGAAATGGTAGGGTGTCTTTTTGGGGATCCATGACCCCTTATCAAGGACCGACTGTATTTTCCCAATGCGAAGCAGCGTCCCAACCTGCGTCCTCTTTGGTTAAGACAGATATACATATCAGTTGTATTCATCAAGGATACTATAGTATTTCTAGGCACAGCTCCCTGTCTGTCGACTTGGTTCTGATCACCCTGTGACAATGAGGTGGACCCTATCATACCCCCTGTGAGACTCTGAGTGGGACGAACCGCACCGAGATTGGCGCTGGCGACGCATATTGAATTACGGGTACCAGCAATTTTTGCACTGCTGGACGACTCGATATCTCAGTACCGTGGAACAGACCTAGTTATATTCGCATGCTCAGCAAGCGACCCGGCTTTGTCCACAAGCGAGCGCATGTCACCGCCATTACACTGTGCTAGTTCGGTTTGTGACGTTGGCCCGAGGAACTGGTATGGGACATGTTTCCGTCTTGAGCCGTCACCCGTGGGAtggccaaacaccacaatACTGCCGTTTCCCATCTGCTCTTTTGCACATTTTGTGACAAGATTGGCGGGGACTTGTGCGGGGTGCACATGGAACGCCTGGGCGTCACCATTTCTTCTAGAACGTCTCGCCAACGGTCATACAGTTCGTGGTAGGATGACGACAGCTACAATACGATtcgtgtctggtgggtttCCAGCAGGTTTCAAGGGTAAGAATATGTGCAAGGCATGTTCGCGCCGCTCTCCCTGCAACTATGACTGCTCACGACTCAACCAAGTCCCAAAGAGCTCTTCTGGCCCGCTATTCAAGATTTAACGAGACCTACAAATGTACGCAATGACCACCATAGAATCAAAGGTTTCGTTattgacaaaacaaaagaaagtATCAAAATTTCTACCGGCTGATGGTTCCGCTGCATTGAAAGGCGAGAGGCGAGCATCGGTGACTGAGTAatggtactccgtagtaGGAGAGCTTTGGCGGCGCAAGCCGGGAACCGGGAGGCTCGCATCCTCACGCCACCCCGCCAATGTGGGCAGCTCACTGCTCTGGAAAAAGCCAAAGATTTCGCTCGCTTCAAAGTGATGATGACTGTCACGAAGCCAACCGAAGGGATATGTGCTAGTGAGCTCCGGAGCTCAAGAACGAGTAAGCTCTCAGTCATTCAGAAGTCCTTGGTGAGCCATTCTTTTCAGATCCAGTTGCCAAAATTCGCAACTCTCTGGCTGTGCGCTTGTTGCGGTCAAGGTCCGGCTCGGATACCAGCCGACAGGGCATATGTAGCCCGATACAAGTCCATGGGTGTCTCAAAGGCTCAAAATTGTCTCGCTGACGGAGTGCTCTCCACTGCATAAGGCCGTTGCCAACGAGTCAGCCACAATATTAAGCCACTGATGTACTTACGGTAGCCTTGAGCCATATCTTTTGCCGAACGTTGGGACAGTATTGACAAGCCAAAGCATCCTGCTTTGCATCCGTTTGTTTCTTCCTCTCTGGTCAACAATTCCGGTCAGAGCACAAACCAACCCGGGGCCTGAGTCAGTTCATATCCACCGTAATGCAGCTTGTGGTTTAATGATACACCCACAACTCGATGGTGCCTGTGATATGGCGACTTGCTCATCAGGGCCCTGAGCCGGCTATCCCCTTTGGTCAAGGAATCGAAGACACGGCGCACACATAATTGACCGCCATTGCTCACACGGGTGAGCATCAAGCGATCTAGTTGGATGGGCTGACGTCAAATGGCTGTTGAAACTCTCCACATAGTTCCGATATCCGCTATCCAGCGCGCTCTGGCGGCGACCGACGACGAGAAAGGGTAAAAAGGCAGGAGTCCGCCGGGCAGAATCGAAATCACAGATATGCCAGCCCAGAGAGGCAACAATTCTAAATTGCCGCGGCTGTATTTACTAGACGACGATAACTATTGACGCAAAAAACGAGCGCACCTCTACGGAGCATGCCTGGTGTGGTTGGGGAATCTGCTCCGAGCAACTTTCCAGGTCTCCATGGATTGGTCGTATTTACCAGGTTAGGGTGGTTATGTCCAGAGGTGGGTTTGCAAACTACTATCGGCAATTCGTCAAACGACACGTGCCTCGTTCCGCATGGTTTCAAAGGGAGGCCGATCAACGGGATACTCTCGTCGCCATGATGCCGGTGAAGCATGAACTGGGCGATGTGGGACGGCGGTTTTGTTCGACAGAAACCATGCTGTTCACAAAACACCGAGCCACTCCCGCTGTACCAATGGGACCAATGGCCGAGGGAATAATATCTGGCTGAACGCGAGCAGAGAGTGCCAATATTGCTTGACCATTGTTTCAAAAGCTGGCTGAATGCATTTAGGTGCTGGCGGTTAGTTGATGGAGCCGACTTTGCTAATCAGCAACCACACCTGATATGCATTCATGCTTACATCAATTCAGCTTTCTGGTACGTCGTATGCACGTTCCCTGACCCCGGTAACCGAACGACTGCAGATGGGAAATGCAAGTCATCCTTTTGTCGCCTGCATAAAGGTGTAATATGTGCAGTTGCTTTTTCTTACATCGACGCAAGGCGCACTTGCATCTGACAGCGATGCTCTGCCTTTTCTTATCCCAACACACAACCATGTCATCCTGCTGGGGTTTGATATACAATGCAGGCTTCATCCAAACAAAAAGATTGTGACTTAATTAGCCGGCATGTCCCGCATTGAGTAACTAAATGTTATTGATCACATCGTCTGTGGCCTTGTCGAATCCAAGGTTTGCCTGGGGGTGGACTTTGCGCCCCTGCCTTAGACTTTGCCCTTGACGTGCAGGACATGTGCAAATACATCATCAACTTACTGCCATGTCACGCCAGATACAGCTGATACTGGACACTGGAGTAAGTCGAATATGCACGCCACGCCCTGACAAACGCGCCCGCTGGTGCATATTCTGGGTTCAGGCTGGTTACCACCCTGTCTACTGGCTGCATATATGAACCAAGGTTTAATTCTGCATGTCCTGCCATGCTATATCTCAAGCTCTGTTTCCACGGGACGCCAGCGGCCCGGCATGAAGATAGCCAGCGATCAGCTTCCAAATCTAGAGTATTTTTAGACTCTCAACGAACAAATGTTGAGCTCCTGTTCTTGGCGACAACTCTCATAACATGGTGCCGGCGTCAGCGGCTTCAGAAGTAAGACGCATAGCCACCAATTCGTAATCTTCCAATCCGGCAGATCATGCAAAGTACAAGGAAACAGCACCAAGGAGACAGGATAACCGGCAATGACAGACAACGGCATCCACACTACGCCATCATTTTCACATCAGCAAGCCAATTACTCGTCGCGAATTTCATTACCAATCTCTAACACATTCGGCACTTTCTATGTCGTATCACGCCACGCCGTCGGCATCATTTATTTAGCCGCCAACTTCTTGCAAGCACCAAAACACGCACCCTCTCTCACACACACGCACCCGTCACTCATCACCTCCTCATACTCCCAATAAGTTCCCTCTGGGCCTCGCGATCTCTCGCCCCGTCGCTCAAGCTCCCCACGCTTCGCAAATCACCAACCACATCCTTAGCCTTGCCGAAGTAGACTTCCTGCAGAAGATTACGCATCttgagctccatgtcctcgacGAGCCGGCCCACGTTTGCGATGTGGCTGTCGTCATTATCTACCGGCAGATCCTGCTCCACCTGGCGCGTCATATTACCACTGAGATCCATGTTGCCGAGGCCATTGTCCGCCGTGGCAAGCGAAAGGATAACCGTAGACGTCAACTTGTAGTGCGTGGTTCTTCCTCGCTCAATCGCCtcaaagacatggatggaatCCCATACGCCTTCCGTCGAGCCACCCGGTGTAGATGCTACAACTCGTTAGCCTTTCTCCATCCCAAAACTGACACCAAAAGGGTCCAAAAACTCAcacttcttcaacaaaacCACACCCGCAAACCCATCGTCCAAGTTCCAAAAGTAAACGCTGCTCACACCGCCCTCGTAGTACAAGTCTCTATAAATATCAAACGCCTCGttcgccttcatctccatctttcGCACCCTCTCGCTCGGAATGGCCCCCTCGCCTGCGCCCTCGCTTCCACCGGCCCCTACGCCCCCTGCGCCGCCCTCATCCAGCGGCGGATCGAACTGGTTCGACCATGGGGAGCGGTAGCTGTCCCCGTCGCGGTTGTAGTCGCATAGCAGGTATTCCCGTCCGGATTGCTTGCATCGTCGGATCGTGAGCGGCTGGTCCACCGAGGAGAGGAGGTCCTCTGTTAGGTCTGGGGCGAGGGAGATGATAGCGTTGAGGTGCGAGGCTGTGTGTTTGGGGTTcaggcggcggaggaggtcgCTTGCTTTGTGTTAGCGGGGTATGAGGGGGAAGGATGGGGGTGGAAGGTGACCTACAGAGCCGAGTCGAAGGGGTCAATGTCCGCCATGGTGAGTGTGGTTTTtggaatggtggtgatgaggttgaaggACGGCggtttggtggtttgcttGATGTGAGCTTGGTGTGACGCGGCGGGGTTCGATTGCCCCACTTGAGCTTCGGACTGGTGTTGCGGACAGCTACCCTGTGGAGGTGGGAAGGAAATGCGTTACACGGTTGAAATAAACTCCAATGGGAATATTAGTGGCATATGGATTGAGTTCTGGTGCCATGTGGTCCGATCAAGCTTGATGGAAAGATAGCTACATGATTAGCTATCAAATATCAAGAACAGTTTACACCTCACAAACCATACACCAACATATACATCGCCAAAACTTAGAAGAGTGCTGTAGCACGGATAGTTCCATTTACTAAGAACTACTCAACTGATTTGCTTCCAATAACCAAATATACCACCCCCAGGCcacacagaccagaccacacagCTCTACAACTCCAACAATACTCCTCGCCGAAAATGGTAGACCGTTAAAAACATTACCCAACGCCGTGCCTGCTGCCCATTATGCATCCAGCATGAAGCAGCCAACGCCCAAATTCCATACCCATCACACCCAAAGATCCCCGTCTCCAGACaaaccaaaacaaaagaaatatAACGATAATGGCGCAATTTCATTTGCAGTCCCCTTGTTGCTTCACCCTCACATCGAACCTGCTCCTTCCGCTGCATCCAAATGCTGCTGTAGTTAGACCTCAAAAACGTAATATGTACTGCCacagaaaaggcaaagaacAATGACAGAACCCGCTAAATTGGGCAAGCAAGGCGCTTCGGCTAGTACTGCCTCATGCCACTTAGCTGAGCGTGTCTGTATGCTGCAATGCCAAGGAGGTAAGAAGCTGCGACATAAAGCGAGGCATCGGCCTAGTCAATCGTGTTATTGCAAATCAAACATTTGGCACGTTCCGTCCAGGTTCGATCTCCTCCTGCAATATTTGGCCTCAGATCTGTTATCACCCAGGCCATTGGGCCGTCATTCATCTTCAAGCTCGCCTCGAAGAGTCCCTCGTATGGCTTGTCATCCGCAGCCTTCTTGCCAC from the Pochonia chlamydosporia 170 chromosome 6, whole genome shotgun sequence genome contains:
- a CDS encoding F-actin capping protein beta subunit (similar to Metarhizium acridum CQMa 102 XP_007810482.1) — its product is MADIDPFDSALDLLRRLNPKHTASHLNAIISLAPDLTEDLLSSVDQPLTIRRCKQSGREYLLCDYNRDGDSYRSPWSNQFDPPLDEGGAGGVGAGGSEGAGEGAIPSERVRKMEMKANEAFDIYRDLYYEGGVSSVYFWNLDDGFAGVVLLKKSSTPGGSTEGVWDSIHVFEAIERGRTTHYKLTSTVILSLATADNGLGNMDLSGNMTRQVEQDLPVDNDDSHIANVGRLVEDMELKMRNLLQEVYFGKAKDVVGDLRSVGSLSDGARDREAQRELIGSMRR